The Candidatus Hydrogenedentota bacterium genome contains the following window.
TCCTCTCCGTCCTTTCCGTCCCATCCGTCCCATCCCTCGGAAACATCCCACTTTGCAACCTTTTAAGGGCAAACGGCATAATATGTTAAGCGAGAAATCGCTGAACCACCGATTCGGGCCCGTTCGGGCGCGGGACTGTTCAATTACCCGTACAACTGGTTAGGAGACGGCAGCATGACTCAACGATGGTTGGCCTTTGCCGGCCTGATGGCGGTGTTGATCTTTTTCGGGGGCGCGGCCTTCGCCCAGGATAACCCGCCCGTTCCGGCGCCGGACGGCGCCGCCGCCGCCACCGTGGAGACATCTCCGGTGTCCGCCCCCCCCACCCACGACGCCCCCATCCCGCAGGTTGCCCAGCGGCTCACCCTCATGATGATGATCAGCCAGGGCGGGCCCATTCTCTGGGTCATCATGGGGATGGGCTTTGTGGCCTTCCTGCTGTCCATCTACCTGCTGCTGACCCTTTCCCCGAGGCGCGAGGTGCCCGCCACGCTCATCAAGCGGGCGCAGGCCCAAATCCGCGCGGGGGACCTGCGCGGCGCCTACCAGATGTGCCAGGACCGGGACGAGCTCCTCTCGCTGGTGCTCCGCGCGGGCCTGAAAATGGCAGGCCATGACCGCTACGTCATCCAGGAGGCCATGGAGAGCGAGGGCGAGCGCGGCGCCACGGCCCTGTGGCAGCGGGTGTCCTATCTGAACAACATGGCCACCATCGCGCCCCTCCTCGGCCTCCTCGGCACGGTCTGGGGCATGATGCAGGCCTTCAGCTCCATCGCCATGGACTCGGCCCAGGTGAAGGGCCTCACCATGGCCTACAGCGTCTCCCAGGCCATGATCACCACCGCCGGGGGCCTGCTGCTGGCGATTCCCGCCATGGCCGTCTACTATTTCCTCCGGGGCCGGGTCATCCGCATCATCGCCGAGGTCGAGGCACAGGCCAGCGAGTTCGTCGAGCTCATCTCGGAGAAGGGACGCCAATGAGAATCGGAAGACAGATTCAGGAAGAGGCCGAAACCGTCCAGATGGCCCCCCTCATTGACATCGTGTTCCTCACCCTCATCTTTTTCATGGTCACCAGCGTTTACGCCACCCTCGAGAGCGAGGTGGACATCGTGCTGCCCACGGCGGAGACGGCCCGCCAGACCGAGCGGATGCAGGGCGAGATTTTCATCAATCTGCGCGACGACGGGGTCATCATCGTAAACGAGCGCCCCATGGACATCCCCGAACTTCAGGAGGTCCTGAACCGTGTGGCGAAATATTTCCCCGGCGGCTCGGTGATTATCCGCGGGGACCGGGACGCGCAGTTGGGAAAGGCCATGCAGATTCTGGACTGCTGCCGCAAGGCGGACATCCAGAACATCGCCTTCGCCGCCCTGACGGAAGAGCCCAAGCCCGCCGCGGCCCCCTGACATCCGGGAAACATCCATGCTGAAACACATCGCATTTGCGGTCATCGCCGCCTTGGCGCTCTGCTGGCACGCCCCTGGGGCCTTTGCCCAGGAGCCCGGCGCCCCCGACGACCAACTGGCCTTCGCCAACGGCCTCTTCAGCCGGGGTTTCTTTTCCGAGGCCGTTGAGGAGTATGAGGCCTACCTGACCCGGCAGCCCTCGGGGCCGGACGCGGGCGCCGCATGGTACCGGCTGGGCCAGTCGGCCCAGGCCACAAACCAGCCGGAAAAGGCCCTGGAGGCCTTCCGCAAGGCGGCGGAACTGCCCGGAGACGCGGCGGTGCAGGCGCAGGCGCGCCTCAGCCTCGGCGAGACCC
Protein-coding sequences here:
- a CDS encoding MotA/TolQ/ExbB proton channel family protein codes for the protein MTQRWLAFAGLMAVLIFFGGAAFAQDNPPVPAPDGAAAATVETSPVSAPPTHDAPIPQVAQRLTLMMMISQGGPILWVIMGMGFVAFLLSIYLLLTLSPRREVPATLIKRAQAQIRAGDLRGAYQMCQDRDELLSLVLRAGLKMAGHDRYVIQEAMESEGERGATALWQRVSYLNNMATIAPLLGLLGTVWGMMQAFSSIAMDSAQVKGLTMAYSVSQAMITTAGGLLLAIPAMAVYYFLRGRVIRIIAEVEAQASEFVELISEKGRQ
- a CDS encoding biopolymer transporter ExbD — its product is MRIGRQIQEEAETVQMAPLIDIVFLTLIFFMVTSVYATLESEVDIVLPTAETARQTERMQGEIFINLRDDGVIIVNERPMDIPELQEVLNRVAKYFPGGSVIIRGDRDAQLGKAMQILDCCRKADIQNIAFAALTEEPKPAAAP